In Streptomyces dangxiongensis, one DNA window encodes the following:
- a CDS encoding CsbD family protein yields MAGDKKAKGKAEQAKGKLKETAGRAVGNERLEAEGRMEGAAGDARQAKEKAKDVFKH; encoded by the coding sequence ATGGCCGGTGACAAGAAGGCCAAGGGCAAGGCGGAGCAGGCCAAGGGCAAGCTCAAGGAGACCGCGGGGCGCGCCGTGGGCAACGAGCGCCTGGAGGCCGAGGGCCGCATGGAAGGCGCAGCCGGAGACGCCCGGCAGGCGAAGGAGAAGGCGAAGGACGTCTTCAAGCACTGA
- a CDS encoding DedA family protein, which yields MSPPLPGPLAHLEPLLGHYGYWAVGAVVLVEDFGVPAPGETILLAAGVYAGTGRLDVVAVAAVAFVAAVAGDNLGYLIGRTGGRPFVHRWGRYVLLTPKRFEAAEQFFQRHGGRIVTVARFVEGLRQANGIIAGTTGMHWRRFLAFNALGAALWVGLWTTLAYLAGSHITAVYDEIRRYQLYVLVAAAVVVAGFAVRHLLRRRHER from the coding sequence ATGTCCCCACCCCTTCCGGGACCGCTGGCCCATCTGGAACCGCTGCTCGGCCACTACGGCTACTGGGCCGTGGGGGCCGTGGTCCTCGTCGAGGACTTCGGGGTCCCCGCGCCCGGCGAGACGATCCTCCTCGCGGCGGGGGTCTACGCGGGCACGGGCCGGCTGGACGTCGTGGCCGTGGCGGCCGTCGCGTTCGTCGCGGCCGTCGCCGGCGACAACCTCGGCTATCTGATCGGCCGGACCGGCGGGCGGCCCTTCGTGCACCGGTGGGGCCGGTACGTCCTGCTGACGCCGAAACGGTTCGAGGCCGCCGAGCAGTTCTTCCAGCGGCACGGCGGCAGGATCGTGACCGTGGCCCGGTTCGTCGAGGGCCTGCGCCAGGCCAACGGCATCATCGCCGGCACGACCGGCATGCACTGGCGCCGCTTCCTCGCCTTCAACGCCCTCGGCGCGGCGCTGTGGGTCGGCCTGTGGACGACGCTGGCGTACCTGGCCGGCAGCCACATCACGGCGGTGTACGACGAGATCAGGCGCTACCAGCTCTACGTCCTCGTGGCCGCCGCGGTCGTCGTCGCGGGGTTCGCCGTACGGCACCTCCTGCGGCGGCGGCACGAGCGCTGA
- a CDS encoding chitosanase, with protein sequence MVHAHREPAAPARLSRRTVVAAFGAVASGALLGVSRAGTASAAAPGLDDPAKKEIAMKLVSSAENSSLDWKAQYKYIEDIGDGRGYTAGIVGFCSGTGDMLDLVRLHTDRKPGNVLAKYLPALRRVDGTDSHDGLDPDFPKDWRKAAQDTAFQQAQNDERDRVYFDPAVTQGRTDGLRALGQFLYYDALVMHGDGDDPTSFRNIRERALRTAQPPARGGNETTYLNAFLDARVWAMKQEEAHSDTSRVDTAQRVFLRKGNLGLNTPLDWKVYGDSYHIG encoded by the coding sequence GTGGTGCACGCACACCGTGAGCCGGCAGCCCCCGCCCGTCTCTCCCGCCGGACCGTCGTCGCCGCGTTCGGCGCCGTCGCCTCGGGCGCCCTGCTCGGAGTCTCCCGCGCGGGCACGGCCTCCGCCGCCGCGCCGGGCCTGGACGATCCGGCGAAGAAGGAGATCGCCATGAAGCTGGTGTCGAGCGCGGAGAACTCCTCGCTCGACTGGAAGGCCCAGTACAAGTACATCGAGGACATCGGCGACGGCCGCGGCTACACCGCCGGCATCGTCGGCTTCTGCTCCGGCACCGGCGACATGCTCGACCTAGTCCGGCTCCACACCGACCGCAAGCCCGGCAACGTCCTCGCGAAGTACCTGCCCGCCCTGCGCCGGGTCGACGGCACCGACTCGCACGACGGCCTCGACCCGGACTTCCCCAAGGACTGGCGCAAGGCCGCCCAGGACACCGCCTTCCAGCAGGCCCAGAACGACGAACGCGACCGTGTCTACTTCGACCCGGCCGTCACCCAGGGCAGGACCGACGGTCTGCGCGCGCTGGGCCAGTTCCTCTACTACGACGCCCTCGTCATGCACGGCGACGGCGACGACCCGACCAGCTTCCGCAACATCCGCGAGCGTGCCCTGCGCACCGCCCAGCCGCCGGCCCGGGGCGGCAACGAGACCACGTACCTGAACGCCTTCCTGGACGCCCGCGTGTGGGCCATGAAGCAGGAGGAGGCACACAGTGACACCAGCCGCGTCGACACCGCGCAACGGGTCTTCCTGCGCAAGGGAAACCTCGGCCTGAACACCCCGCTCGACTGGAAGGTGTACGGGGACAGCTACCACATCGGCTGA
- the pgm gene encoding phosphoglucomutase (alpha-D-glucose-1,6-bisphosphate-dependent): protein MPHERAGRPAGPEDLVDVARLVTAYYTLHPDPADPGQRVAFGTSGHRGSSLAGAFNEDHIAATSQAICEYRAAQGTDGPLFLGADTHALSEPARATALEVFAANDVTVLIDSADGYTPTPAVSHAILTHNRGRTSGLADGVVVTPSHNPPADGGFKYNPPSGGPAASDATSWIQDRANQIITGGLKDVRRLPYDRALAADTTRRYDFLGTYVGDLPSVLDLDAIRAAGVRIGADPLGGASVAYWGRIAEQHRIDLTVVNPHTDPAWRFMTLDWDGQIRMDCSSPYAMASLIEQRDRFRIATGNDADADRHGIVTPDAGLMNPNHYLAVAISYLYRHREQWPAGAGIGKTLVSSTMIDRVAADLGRQLVEVPVGFKWFVDGLASGALGFGGEESAGASFLRRDGSVWTTDKDGIILALLASEITAVTDRTPSEHYAGLTARFGAPAYARIDAPATREQKALLGKLSPAQVTADTLAGETVTSVLTEAPGNGAAIGGIKVTTDNAWFAARPSGTEDVYKVYAESFLGAAHLARVQEEAQAVVLGALGG from the coding sequence ATGCCGCACGAGCGCGCCGGCCGGCCGGCCGGTCCCGAGGACCTCGTCGACGTGGCCAGGCTGGTCACGGCGTACTACACGCTGCACCCCGACCCGGCCGACCCGGGACAGCGGGTGGCGTTCGGCACCTCGGGGCACCGTGGTTCGTCCCTGGCGGGTGCCTTCAACGAGGACCACATCGCCGCCACCAGTCAGGCCATCTGCGAGTACCGGGCGGCCCAGGGCACCGACGGGCCCCTCTTCCTGGGCGCCGACACCCACGCCCTGTCGGAACCCGCCAGGGCCACCGCGCTGGAGGTGTTCGCCGCCAACGACGTGACCGTGCTGATCGACAGCGCGGACGGCTACACGCCCACGCCCGCCGTCTCGCACGCGATCCTGACGCACAACCGGGGCCGCACCTCCGGCCTCGCCGACGGCGTCGTCGTCACCCCGTCGCACAACCCGCCCGCCGACGGCGGCTTCAAGTACAACCCGCCGAGCGGCGGCCCGGCGGCCTCCGACGCCACCTCCTGGATCCAGGACCGCGCCAACCAGATCATCACGGGCGGCCTGAAGGACGTACGCCGGCTGCCGTACGACCGCGCGCTCGCCGCGGACACCACCCGGCGCTACGACTTCCTCGGCACCTACGTCGGCGACCTGCCCAGCGTGCTGGACCTGGACGCCATCCGCGCGGCCGGCGTGCGCATCGGCGCCGACCCGCTCGGCGGCGCCTCCGTCGCCTACTGGGGCCGGATCGCCGAGCAGCACCGCATCGACCTGACGGTGGTCAACCCGCACACCGATCCCGCCTGGCGCTTCATGACGCTGGACTGGGATGGCCAGATCCGCATGGACTGCTCCTCGCCGTACGCGATGGCGTCCCTCATCGAGCAGCGCGACCGCTTCCGGATCGCCACGGGCAACGACGCCGACGCCGACCGGCACGGCATCGTCACCCCGGACGCGGGCCTGATGAACCCCAACCACTACCTCGCGGTCGCCATCTCCTACCTCTACCGGCACCGCGAGCAGTGGCCGGCCGGCGCGGGCATCGGCAAGACCCTGGTCTCCTCCACGATGATCGACCGGGTCGCCGCCGACCTCGGCCGTCAGCTTGTCGAGGTGCCGGTCGGGTTCAAGTGGTTCGTGGACGGACTGGCCAGCGGTGCCCTCGGGTTCGGCGGCGAGGAGTCGGCCGGCGCGTCCTTCCTGCGCCGGGACGGCTCGGTGTGGACCACCGACAAGGACGGCATCATCCTCGCGCTGCTCGCCTCCGAGATCACGGCCGTCACCGACCGGACGCCCTCGGAGCACTACGCCGGGCTGACCGCCCGCTTCGGCGCACCCGCCTACGCCCGCATCGACGCGCCCGCGACCCGCGAACAGAAGGCGCTGCTGGGCAAGTTGTCCCCGGCCCAGGTCACCGCGGACACGCTGGCCGGCGAGACGGTCACCTCCGTCCTCACCGAGGCACCCGGCAACGGCGCGGCCATCGGCGGCATCAAGGTCACCACCGACAACGCCTGGTTCGCGGCCCGGCCCTCGGGCACGGAGGACGTGTACAAGGTGTACGCCGAGTCCTTCCTCGGCGCCGCCCACCTCGCCCGGGTCCAGGAGGAGGCCCAGGCGGTGGTCCTGGGGGCGCTCGGCGGCTGA
- a CDS encoding SGNH/GDSL hydrolase family protein translates to MTHDRRPAGRAADRRRTAVLGAALAGCTLLAAGTTPAAAHPGGHGRAVAYVALGDSYTSGPGIPRQVDADCARSDHNYPSLVAARAEVTAFTDVSCAGATTAEMWQAQGTNGPELDALDRHTDLVTLQIGGNDVGFGSIIGTCARLAAQDPAGNPCERAYNASGHDELALAVVRTAPKVDRVLRAVHARAPHARVVVVGYPDLLPDDGNGCFPQVPFARKDFAYLRDTEKRLNLMLRLVAGLNRAAYVDTYGATVGHDMCKAPADRWIEPLRPASPAAPAHPNAEGEAAMAQAVLDRLHAGRGRD, encoded by the coding sequence ATGACGCACGACAGGCGCCCGGCGGGCAGGGCGGCAGACCGGCGGCGGACCGCCGTGCTGGGGGCGGCACTGGCCGGATGCACCCTGCTCGCGGCCGGCACCACACCGGCCGCGGCGCACCCCGGCGGCCACGGCCGCGCGGTCGCCTACGTCGCGCTCGGCGACTCCTACACCTCGGGTCCCGGGATTCCCCGGCAGGTGGACGCCGACTGCGCGCGCTCCGACCACAACTACCCCTCGCTCGTGGCGGCCCGGGCGGAGGTGACCGCGTTCACGGACGTGAGCTGCGCCGGCGCCACCACCGCCGAGATGTGGCAGGCGCAGGGCACGAACGGACCTGAGCTGGACGCGCTCGACCGGCACACGGACCTGGTCACGCTGCAGATCGGCGGCAACGACGTCGGATTCGGCTCGATCATCGGCACCTGTGCCCGGCTCGCCGCCCAGGACCCGGCCGGCAACCCCTGTGAGCGGGCGTACAACGCGTCCGGACACGATGAGCTGGCCCTCGCCGTCGTGCGCACCGCGCCGAAGGTCGACCGGGTGCTGCGGGCCGTGCACGCCCGCGCACCGCACGCCCGGGTGGTCGTCGTCGGCTACCCCGACCTGCTCCCCGACGACGGCAACGGCTGTTTCCCGCAGGTCCCGTTCGCCCGGAAGGACTTCGCCTACCTGCGGGACACCGAGAAGCGGCTGAACCTGATGCTGCGCCTGGTGGCCGGCCTCAACCGGGCCGCCTACGTGGACACCTACGGCGCGACGGTCGGTCACGACATGTGCAAGGCGCCCGCCGACCGCTGGATAGAGCCGCTCCGGCCGGCCTCCCCCGCGGCTCCGGCCCACCCCAACGCCGAGGGCGAGGCGGCCATGGCGCAGGCGGTGCTGGACCGGCTGCACGCGGGCCGCGGACGCGACTGA
- a CDS encoding DUF5133 domain-containing protein, which produces MLMAHPAVLQDLIAQYEALTLLGAEESTPEARQRLADVSYTLCVATGTRDVDMALIAARHRLSGARPEDDSLLELAGPAEPAAAV; this is translated from the coding sequence ATGCTGATGGCACACCCCGCGGTACTGCAGGACCTCATCGCCCAGTACGAGGCCCTCACGCTGCTCGGGGCCGAGGAGAGCACCCCGGAGGCCCGGCAGCGGCTCGCGGACGTGTCGTACACGCTGTGCGTGGCCACCGGCACCCGGGACGTCGACATGGCTCTCATCGCCGCCCGGCACCGGCTCTCCGGGGCCCGCCCGGAGGACGACTCGCTGCTCGAGCTGGCGGGCCCGGCGGAACCGGCGGCCGCGGTCTGA
- the pelF gene encoding GT4 family glycosyltransferase PelF yields MHVQHGARRSGAAHVTLLTEGTYPHSHGGVSVWCDQLVQGMPDLDFDVVAVTGTGREPVVWDLPAHVHSVLSVPMWGTPPEGRPPRGRARNRLTAAYERFLTALLDPRAEDGFPPALYTMARAAADGTLSAFLRGDRAIALLAAVWNRPGLPVREAAPTLHDAVTATALLEHALRPLAAPPPRNGVAHAVSGGVAVLPGLAGLEQYEVPLLLTEHGVYLRERYLGYRTAPYRWPVKALVLGFFRLLAEESYRRAALITPGNRYNRLWEEQGGADPQAIRTVYNGVDPAAFPPAGPEPGVPTLSWAGRVDPIKDLETLIRAFALVRKEVPEARLRLFGGTPRGGEAYRERCEALAAELGHADAVTFEGRVDDIKDAYAAGNVVMLSSISEGFPFTLIEAMSCGRATVSTDVGGVREAVGGTGLVVPPRDPARMAAAALELLGDAERRRAMGEAARLRVIEQFTLRQTIDTFRSIYLELPTRVRPSTEPAAQGEALPLTAGSLSG; encoded by the coding sequence ATGCACGTTCAGCACGGCGCGCGCCGCTCCGGCGCGGCGCACGTCACCCTGCTCACCGAAGGCACCTACCCGCACAGCCATGGCGGCGTCAGCGTCTGGTGCGACCAGCTCGTCCAGGGCATGCCCGACCTCGACTTCGACGTCGTCGCCGTCACCGGCACCGGACGCGAACCCGTCGTCTGGGACCTGCCCGCCCACGTCCACAGCGTGCTCTCCGTACCCATGTGGGGGACCCCGCCGGAGGGCCGTCCGCCCCGGGGCCGGGCCCGCAACCGGCTCACGGCCGCCTACGAACGCTTCCTCACCGCGCTCCTCGACCCGCGCGCCGAGGACGGCTTCCCGCCCGCGCTGTACACGATGGCCCGGGCCGCCGCCGACGGCACACTGAGCGCGTTCCTGCGCGGCGACCGGGCCATCGCCCTCCTCGCCGCGGTGTGGAACCGCCCGGGACTCCCGGTCCGGGAGGCCGCCCCCACCCTGCACGACGCGGTCACCGCCACCGCCCTGCTGGAACACGCCCTGCGCCCGCTCGCCGCCCCCCCGCCCCGGAACGGGGTGGCCCACGCCGTCAGCGGCGGGGTGGCCGTGCTGCCGGGTCTCGCCGGGCTGGAGCAGTACGAGGTCCCGCTGCTGCTCACCGAACACGGCGTGTACCTGCGGGAACGCTACCTCGGCTATCGCACCGCTCCCTACCGCTGGCCGGTGAAGGCCCTCGTCCTCGGCTTCTTCCGGCTGCTGGCGGAGGAGAGCTACCGCCGGGCCGCCCTGATCACCCCCGGCAACCGCTACAACCGGCTCTGGGAGGAGCAGGGCGGCGCGGACCCGCAGGCCATCCGCACCGTCTACAACGGCGTGGACCCGGCCGCGTTCCCGCCCGCCGGACCCGAACCCGGCGTGCCGACGCTCAGTTGGGCCGGCCGCGTCGACCCCATCAAGGACCTGGAGACCCTCATCCGCGCGTTCGCCCTGGTCCGCAAGGAGGTACCCGAGGCCCGGCTGCGGCTCTTCGGCGGCACACCACGCGGTGGAGAGGCCTACCGGGAACGCTGCGAGGCCCTCGCCGCCGAACTGGGACACGCCGACGCCGTCACCTTCGAGGGCCGCGTCGACGACATCAAGGACGCCTACGCCGCCGGGAACGTCGTGATGCTCTCCAGCATCAGCGAGGGCTTCCCGTTCACCCTCATCGAGGCCATGTCCTGCGGCCGGGCCACCGTCTCCACCGACGTCGGCGGCGTCCGGGAGGCCGTGGGCGGCACCGGGCTCGTCGTCCCGCCGCGCGACCCCGCCCGCATGGCGGCAGCGGCGCTGGAACTGCTCGGCGACGCCGAGCGGCGCAGGGCGATGGGGGAGGCGGCCCGGCTGCGGGTGATCGAGCAGTTCACACTGCGCCAGACCATCGACACCTTCCGCTCGATCTACCTCGAACTGCCCACCCGCGTCCGGCCGTCCACCGAGCCGGCCGCGCAGGGCGAGGCGCTGCCCCTCACCGCGGGGAGCCTGTCCGGATGA
- a CDS encoding GDP-mannose 4,6-dehydratase — protein MTPAPLAAVTGAEGFIGSHLTEALVASGHRVRAMAQYNSFSSYGWLETLAPDVLDHVEIVLGDVRDPGSVRGLLDGADVAYHLAALIAIPYSYRAPHSYVDTNVTGTLNVLEAVRALGTPRLVHTSTSETYGTARTVPITEDHPINTQSPYAASKAGGDRLADSYHASFGTPVVTLRPFNTFGPRQSMRAVIPTVIGQVAAGERTITLGDLRPTRDFTFVRDTAQAFLAVGTAPAEQVVGRTFNAGTGGEISVGDLVALIGKVMDTALDVREDPARIRPANSEVMRLVADATRLAGATGWQPAHTLEQGLAHTVEFFRDPANLARYKTAIYNI, from the coding sequence TTGACCCCCGCACCGCTCGCCGCCGTCACCGGAGCCGAGGGCTTCATCGGCTCCCACCTCACCGAGGCCCTGGTCGCCTCGGGCCACCGGGTCAGAGCCATGGCCCAGTACAACTCCTTCTCCTCCTACGGCTGGCTGGAGACCCTCGCCCCGGACGTCCTGGACCACGTGGAGATCGTCCTCGGCGACGTCCGCGACCCCGGCTCGGTCCGCGGCCTGCTCGACGGCGCCGACGTCGCCTACCACCTGGCCGCGCTGATCGCGATCCCGTACTCCTACCGGGCCCCGCACAGCTACGTGGACACCAACGTCACCGGCACCCTCAACGTGCTGGAGGCGGTCCGCGCCCTCGGCACGCCCCGGCTGGTGCACACCTCCACCAGCGAGACCTACGGCACCGCGCGGACCGTGCCCATCACCGAGGACCACCCCATCAACACCCAGTCCCCGTACGCCGCTTCGAAGGCCGGCGGCGACCGGCTGGCCGACAGCTACCACGCCAGCTTCGGTACCCCGGTCGTCACGCTCCGCCCGTTCAACACCTTCGGCCCGCGCCAGTCGATGCGCGCCGTCATCCCCACCGTCATCGGCCAGGTCGCGGCGGGGGAGCGGACCATCACCCTCGGCGATCTGCGCCCCACCCGTGACTTCACCTTCGTCCGGGACACCGCGCAGGCGTTCCTCGCCGTCGGCACCGCACCCGCCGAGCAGGTCGTCGGCCGCACCTTCAACGCCGGGACGGGTGGCGAGATCTCCGTCGGCGACCTCGTCGCGCTGATCGGCAAGGTGATGGACACCGCCCTCGACGTCCGCGAGGACCCCGCGCGCATCCGGCCGGCCAACTCCGAGGTCATGCGGCTGGTCGCCGACGCAACCCGGCTCGCCGGGGCCACCGGCTGGCAGCCCGCCCACACCCTGGAACAGGGCCTCGCCCACACCGTGGAGTTCTTCCGCGACCCGGCCAACCTGGCCCGCTACAAGACCGCTATCTACAACATCTGA
- a CDS encoding nucleotidyltransferase family protein: MHAVILAGGKGVRLRPYTTALPKPLVPIGDQHAILEIVLRQLSAAGFTRCTIAIGHLGEIIRAYVGDGSQWGMSVDYATEESPLGTMGPLLNLRDRLPETFLVMNGDILTDLDYADVLRRHERSGAPLTIATYARKVHIDFGVLTTDASRVVAFTEKPSMDYRVSMGVYGLSRATLDGYTPGLPLGFDELVLDLLKHQDPPHAYEFDGYWLDIGRPDDYDRANAEFTSRKSLLLKGA, translated from the coding sequence ATGCACGCAGTGATTCTGGCGGGAGGCAAGGGCGTCCGGCTGCGGCCCTACACCACCGCGCTGCCCAAGCCGCTCGTCCCGATCGGCGACCAGCACGCCATCCTGGAGATCGTGCTGCGCCAGTTGTCGGCCGCGGGTTTCACCCGCTGCACCATCGCGATAGGCCACCTGGGCGAGATCATCCGCGCGTACGTCGGCGACGGCTCCCAGTGGGGCATGAGCGTCGACTACGCCACCGAGGAGAGCCCGCTCGGCACCATGGGCCCGCTGCTCAACCTCAGGGACCGGCTGCCCGAGACGTTCCTGGTGATGAACGGCGACATCCTCACCGACCTCGACTACGCCGACGTACTGCGCCGCCACGAGCGGTCGGGTGCGCCGCTGACCATCGCCACGTACGCCCGCAAGGTCCACATCGACTTCGGCGTGCTCACCACCGACGCGAGCAGGGTCGTGGCGTTCACCGAGAAGCCCAGCATGGACTACCGCGTCTCCATGGGCGTCTACGGCCTCAGCCGCGCGACCCTGGACGGCTACACGCCGGGCCTGCCGCTCGGCTTCGACGAACTCGTCCTGGACCTGCTGAAGCACCAGGACCCGCCGCACGCCTACGAGTTCGACGGCTACTGGCTGGACATCGGCCGTCCCGACGACTACGACCGGGCCAACGCGGAGTTCACCAGCCGCAAGTCCCTGCTGCTCAAGGGAGCCTGA
- a CDS encoding NAD-dependent epimerase/dehydratase family protein, producing MRILVLGGTGYLGRHVAERLRALPGAHVVAAGRTASAGFGVDLATDPPERLAKTLVTAAPDAVVNCAGATGGDAVTLAEVNARGPAVLCAALREAAPTARLVHLGSAAEYGPGTAGVPVTESAPACPVTPYGATKLAGTVAVTSAALDAVVLRVGNPVGPGAPLASLPGRLVALLRSAGQDPEAVLRLGDLSAHRDFVDVRDVARAAESAVTAPGPLPAVLNIGSGTAVPVRELVHGLARRAGFRGRMEESTAGSARSAQVSWQCSDVSAAARALGWRPAHSLDDALAALWTADAERVP from the coding sequence ATGCGTATTCTCGTCCTCGGCGGCACCGGGTATCTGGGCCGCCACGTGGCCGAGCGGCTGCGCGCCCTGCCGGGCGCGCACGTCGTCGCCGCCGGCCGCACCGCCTCCGCGGGATTCGGCGTCGACCTCGCGACCGACCCGCCCGAGCGGCTCGCGAAGACCCTGGTGACGGCCGCCCCCGACGCCGTGGTCAACTGCGCGGGCGCCACCGGCGGCGACGCCGTCACCCTGGCCGAGGTCAACGCCCGTGGTCCGGCCGTACTCTGCGCGGCGCTGCGCGAGGCGGCTCCCACCGCCCGCCTCGTGCACCTGGGTTCGGCCGCCGAGTACGGGCCGGGCACCGCGGGTGTGCCGGTCACCGAGTCGGCGCCCGCCTGTCCGGTGACGCCGTACGGCGCGACCAAGCTGGCGGGTACGGTGGCGGTGACCTCCGCCGCCCTGGACGCGGTGGTGCTGCGGGTCGGCAATCCGGTCGGCCCCGGCGCACCCCTCGCGAGCCTGCCCGGCCGGCTGGTCGCGCTGCTCCGCTCGGCCGGGCAGGACCCGGAGGCGGTGCTGCGCCTCGGGGACCTCTCCGCGCACCGCGACTTCGTCGACGTGCGCGACGTGGCCCGGGCGGCCGAGTCCGCCGTCACCGCCCCCGGGCCCCTGCCCGCCGTGCTCAACATCGGCAGCGGAACGGCCGTCCCCGTCCGGGAGCTGGTGCACGGCCTGGCCCGGCGGGCGGGGTTCCGGGGACGGATGGAGGAGAGCACGGCCGGCTCGGCGCGCTCCGCGCAGGTGTCGTGGCAGTGCTCGGACGTCTCCGCCGCGGCCCGGGCCCTGGGCTGGCGGCCGGCCCACAGCCTCGACGACGCCCTCGCCGCGCTGTGGACGGCCGACGCGGAGCGCGTGCCGTGA
- a CDS encoding spherulation-specific family 4 protein produces MSLLVPLYVHPAEDPGAWHRLIAAADRTYAVVLNPASGPGSVPDPAFTAAAGALRAAGARLLGYVDTDYGVRDRRRITEELRRHQDWYGADGCFLDRVTAGPDGLPACRRLVRDLRRLGAGTVVLNPGVHPAPGYTRLGDLTVTFEGHWSTYVSAFTRPAWTARHPPDRLCHLVYGVPEALVPLAVRTAHERGAAVCGPVTGEPPNPWAGLSPALAGGDGVEG; encoded by the coding sequence GTGAGCCTGCTGGTACCGCTGTACGTGCATCCGGCCGAGGACCCCGGCGCCTGGCACCGGCTGATCGCGGCGGCGGACCGCACCTACGCGGTCGTCCTCAACCCGGCGAGCGGACCCGGCAGCGTCCCCGACCCCGCGTTCACGGCGGCGGCCGGGGCCCTGCGCGCGGCCGGCGCGCGCCTTCTCGGCTACGTCGACACCGACTACGGCGTCCGGGACCGGCGCCGGATCACCGAGGAGCTGCGCCGCCACCAGGACTGGTACGGGGCCGACGGCTGCTTCCTGGACCGGGTCACCGCCGGCCCGGACGGCCTGCCCGCCTGCCGCCGTCTGGTCCGGGACCTGCGGCGGCTCGGCGCCGGCACCGTCGTCCTCAACCCGGGCGTCCACCCGGCGCCCGGCTACACCCGCCTGGGGGACCTGACCGTCACCTTCGAGGGCCACTGGTCGACGTACGTCTCGGCGTTCACCCGGCCGGCCTGGACCGCCCGGCACCCGCCGGACCGGCTGTGCCACCTCGTCTACGGCGTCCCCGAGGCCCTCGTCCCGCTCGCCGTCCGCACGGCACACGAGCGGGGCGCCGCGGTGTGCGGCCCGGTGACCGGTGAACCGCCCAACCCGTGGGCCGGGTTGAGCCCCGCGTTGGCCGGCGGGGACGGTGTGGAAGGCTGA
- a CDS encoding maltokinase N-terminal cap-like domain-containing protein codes for MAVIHDTTLEPSKTELLTDWLPTRPWYRGGRHAPALERSGGFRLDDPEGEVGMEFIVATDTAGPEPTAYLVPLTYRGAPLEGAGHALIGTMEHGVLGKRWVYDGCHDPVLFTELLALIEGRAQAVAQSVSDTPDHEVTRSHTGAALTRDGLVPEPADERDGTRLPAPHGTVLHVHRVLTPVDENPPLPPRGALGHVATGWPGPDGTRLRAVLMTLRDA; via the coding sequence ATGGCCGTCATCCATGACACCACCCTCGAGCCGAGCAAGACGGAACTGCTCACCGACTGGCTCCCCACCCGTCCCTGGTACCGCGGCGGTCGGCACGCGCCCGCGCTGGAGAGGTCCGGCGGGTTCCGGCTGGACGACCCCGAGGGCGAGGTCGGCATGGAGTTCATCGTGGCCACCGACACCGCGGGCCCCGAGCCGACGGCGTATCTGGTACCGCTCACCTACCGCGGGGCGCCGCTGGAGGGCGCCGGACACGCCCTGATCGGCACGATGGAGCACGGGGTGCTGGGCAAGCGCTGGGTCTACGACGGCTGCCACGACCCGGTGCTGTTCACCGAGTTGCTGGCGCTGATCGAGGGCCGGGCGCAGGCGGTGGCGCAGAGCGTCAGTGACACACCCGACCACGAGGTGACCCGCTCCCACACCGGCGCCGCCCTCACCCGCGACGGCCTCGTTCCCGAGCCGGCCGACGAGCGGGACGGCACCCGTCTGCCCGCGCCCCACGGGACGGTCCTGCACGTCCACCGCGTCCTGACCCCCGTCGACGAGAATCCGCCGCTGCCGCCGCGGGGAGCGCTCGGGCACGTCGCCACCGGCTGGCCCGGCCCGGACGGCACCCGGCTGCGGGCCGTCCTCATGACGCTGCGCGACGCCTGA